One stretch of Paroedura picta isolate Pp20150507F chromosome 13, Ppicta_v3.0, whole genome shotgun sequence DNA includes these proteins:
- the FMR1NB gene encoding FMR1 neighbor protein isoform X1 — protein MISVIPILAKFVFLMHCAVSSSLASPTQHDLNGTEVVLSQGKTKPEIISEQLVNFFNPVTCRPKENQVVEPCLAGENMNETLCLKHSCCPSYKGHVKLKCYGPLKDRALQTLRVCCIGAAGLFIFGCLPFCCVFVEKRMTLGQSSSWPHLPHKAFLRIKWENHVQCPEISASILLPTSVCSTDCPILPHEELAKKQRL, from the exons ATGATTTCTGTGATCCCAATTTTAGCAAAGTTCGTGTTTTTGATGCATTGTGCTGTCAGCTCAA GTCTTGCCTCACCAACTCAACATGATTTAAATGGAACTGAAGTAGTTCTCAGCCAGGGAAAGACAAAACCAGAAATCATATCTGAGCAGCTGGTAAATTTCTTCAATCCAGTGA CTTGTCGTCCCAAAGAAAATCAAGTAGTGGAGCCTTGTCTTGCTGGAGAGAATATGAATGAAACCCTATGCTTGAAACACAGCTGCTGCCCCTCCTACAAAGGGCATGTTAAGTTGAAGTGCTATGGTCCACTCAAAGACC GTGCTCTGCAGACCCTGCGGGTGTGTTGCATTGGGGCCGCAGGACTGTTCATTTTTGGGTGTCTTCCATTTTGCTGTGTTTTTGTGGAGAAGAG aatgaccttgggccagtcatcttcttggccgcacctgcctcacaaagcttttttgaggataaaatgggagaaccATGTGCAGTGTCCTGAAATTTCTGCAAGCATTCTGCTTCCTACTTCAGTGTGTAGCACTGATTGCCCCATATTACCCCATGAGGAGCTTGCTAAGAAGCAGAGACTATAA
- the FMR1NB gene encoding FMR1 neighbor protein isoform X2 has product MISVIPILAKFVFLMHCAVSSSLASPTQHDLNGTEVVLSQGKTKPEIISEQLVNFFNPVTCRPKENQVVEPCLAGENMNETLCLKHSCCPSYKGHVKLKCYGPLKDRALQTLRVCCIGAAGLFIFGCLPFCCVFVEKSPCANPLRRTKEDKDSEEDSEESKETEESEETEESSESTDSSQDENEAPKFQKKRRK; this is encoded by the exons ATGATTTCTGTGATCCCAATTTTAGCAAAGTTCGTGTTTTTGATGCATTGTGCTGTCAGCTCAA GTCTTGCCTCACCAACTCAACATGATTTAAATGGAACTGAAGTAGTTCTCAGCCAGGGAAAGACAAAACCAGAAATCATATCTGAGCAGCTGGTAAATTTCTTCAATCCAGTGA CTTGTCGTCCCAAAGAAAATCAAGTAGTGGAGCCTTGTCTTGCTGGAGAGAATATGAATGAAACCCTATGCTTGAAACACAGCTGCTGCCCCTCCTACAAAGGGCATGTTAAGTTGAAGTGCTATGGTCCACTCAAAGACC GTGCTCTGCAGACCCTGCGGGTGTGTTGCATTGGGGCCGCAGGACTGTTCATTTTTGGGTGTCTTCCATTTTGCTGTGTTTTTGTGGAGAAGAG CCCGTGTGCCAATCCTTTGCGAAGAACCAAGGAAGACAAGGATTCTGAAGAGGACAGTGAGGAAAGCAAGGAAACTGAGGAAAGTGAGGAAACTGAGGAAAGCAGTGAGAGCACTGATTCAAGTCAGGATGAGAATGAGGCACCCAAATtccagaagaaaagaagaaagtaa